Proteins co-encoded in one Apteryx mantelli isolate bAptMan1 chromosome 4, bAptMan1.hap1, whole genome shotgun sequence genomic window:
- the ARL14EP gene encoding ARL14 effector protein isoform X2 has product MDPCSVGIQLQATNECHKTYYTRHTGFKTKQDISSSDLLLLQLRTGMTLSENNTICFHHAKIYIERFEDLQKSCCDPFNIHRKLSKKNLRAIDLDDATFLSAKFGRQFVPGWKLCPKCMQIINGSVDVESEDRQRRKLDSDGRTAKALKSLQFANPGRQTEFTPETSKREKRRLQTKSTSFNSDRQVIPAKSKVYDSQGLLLYSGMDLCDCLDEDCLGCFYACPKCGSNKCGAECRCDRKWLYEQIEIEGGEIIRNKHVG; this is encoded by the exons ATGGATCCTTGTTCAGTTGGAATTCAGCTTCAAGCTACCAATGAATGTCATAAGACCTACTATACCCGTCACACTGGTTTCAAGACTAAGCAAGATATATCTTCATCTGACCTGCTGTTACTTCAGCTTAGGACTGGAATGACCCTTTCAGAGAACAATACAATCTGCTTCCATCATGCAAAAATTTACATTGAAAGATTTGAAGACTTGCAAAAATCATGCTGTGATCCCTTTAATATACACAGAAAACTATCAAAGAAAAACTTACGTGCAATTGACTTAGATGATGCGACTTTTCTAAGTGCCAAGTTTGGAAGACAGTTTGTACCTGGCTGGAAGCTTTGTCCCAAATGTATGCAGATAATAAATGGAAGCGTGGATGTTGAATCTGAAGATCGCCAAAGAAGAAAACTTGATTCAGAC GGGCGTACAGCTAAGGCTTTGAAGTCTCTGCAGTTTGCTAATCCAGGACGACAGACTGAGTTCACTCCTGAGACcagtaaaagggaaaaaagaaggctGCAAACCAAAAGTACATCATTTAATTCAGACAG GCAAGTTATACCAGCAAAGAGTAAAGTCTATGATAGCCAGGGACTACTCCTTTACAGTGGAATGGACCTCTGTGATTGTCTTGATGAAGATTGCCTGGGATGTTTCTATGCTTGCCCCAAGTGTGGCTCCAACAAGTGTGGAGCTGAATGTCGCTGTGATCGCAAGTGGCTATATGAACAAATTGAGATAGAAGGAGGAGAAATCATTCGCAATAAGCATGTGGGTTAG